A window of Chryseobacterium aquaeductus genomic DNA:
TCGGCATTGTTTTTTCTGAGTGGAATGATTTTGTAACCTATAATCTACGTGATGCAGCATTAGAGATTCTTGAGAAAGAAGGCGTAAAATCTGAGAATATCAAACTATTTTCCGTTCCAGGAGCTTTTGAATTAAATTATGCAAGTATGCAACTTTGCAAAGAACGTAAATTTGATGCGGTAATCGCTATCGGATGCGTTATCAGAGGTGAAACTCCGCATTTTGATTTTGTTTGTGATGCAGTCGCACAGGGAATTAAAGACTGTAATATCTTAACCGATACTCCGACAATTTTCTGCGTTCTGACAGATGATACCAAAGAACA
This region includes:
- the ribH gene encoding 6,7-dimethyl-8-ribityllumazine synthase, producing the protein MATVNLSDYKPLHINDAEDFSIGIVFSEWNDFVTYNLRDAALEILEKEGVKSENIKLFSVPGAFELNYASMQLCKERKFDAVIAIGCVIRGETPHFDFVCDAVAQGIKDCNILTDTPTIFCVLTDDTKEQSIARSGGDLGNKGVEAAATALSMINFKRNLSDKKANIGFGK